One stretch of Roseovarius mucosus DNA includes these proteins:
- a CDS encoding calcium/sodium antiporter, producing MMPWLLSALGLVILLLAGDALVKGAVNLSLRVGIPALIVSLTVVAFGTSAPELLISVNAILDDKPGLALGNVVGSNTANILLVLGIPAILAVLHTSSCRCSKSYLQMLAASVLFILLAFRGTFDWISGLILLAALALMLADAFRDTMAHRREAAITALSEADGIEDVEGADPNMPWWQIITFLVLGLVGLPLGADILVDNASILAQRYGVSEAVIGLTLVAVGTSLPELATTVMAALRKQADVALGNVIGSNMFNLLGIIGVAALVGEIPVDPQFLNFDLWVMLGTSLLIIPFVFFKIDITRVWGIALTSAYVVYVSVILI from the coding sequence ATGATGCCATGGCTCTTGTCGGCGCTGGGGCTGGTGATCCTGCTTCTGGCTGGGGATGCCTTGGTCAAAGGGGCTGTGAACCTGAGTTTGCGTGTGGGGATCCCGGCGCTGATCGTCAGTCTCACGGTGGTGGCCTTTGGTACCTCTGCACCGGAACTGCTGATCTCGGTCAACGCGATTTTGGATGACAAGCCGGGGCTGGCACTGGGCAATGTGGTGGGCTCGAATACCGCCAACATCCTTTTGGTGTTGGGTATTCCGGCTATTCTCGCGGTACTGCATACCAGCAGCTGCAGGTGCTCCAAATCGTATCTCCAGATGCTCGCCGCTTCGGTCCTGTTCATTCTGCTGGCCTTTCGCGGCACGTTTGACTGGATCTCGGGTCTGATCCTGCTCGCGGCTTTGGCGCTTATGCTGGCGGATGCGTTTCGCGACACGATGGCGCATCGTCGCGAGGCGGCCATCACGGCCCTGTCCGAGGCGGATGGCATCGAGGATGTGGAAGGCGCAGACCCCAATATGCCGTGGTGGCAGATCATCACTTTCCTTGTGCTGGGCCTTGTGGGGCTGCCGCTCGGTGCGGATATCCTTGTGGACAATGCCTCAATTCTCGCGCAGCGCTACGGCGTCAGCGAGGCGGTGATCGGCCTTACGCTGGTTGCGGTCGGCACCTCATTGCCGGAACTCGCGACCACGGTGATGGCGGCATTGCGCAAACAGGCCGATGTGGCGCTGGGCAATGTCATCGGCTCCAATATGTTCAACCTGCTTGGCATCATTGGTGTTGCGGCGCTGGTTGGTGAAATTCCTGTTGATCCTCAATTCCTCAATTTCGATCTCTGGGTGATGCTGGGCACGTCGTTGCTGATCATTCCTTTCGTGTTCTTCAAGATCGACATCACGCGTGTGTGGGGCATCGCCTTGACCTCTGCTTATGTGGTCTATGTCTCGGTGATATTGATCTGA
- a CDS encoding S49 family peptidase — protein sequence MRHMIPFLNRRPTVAVIRLAGMIGGGPRAALSDEAIGPVIEKAFARGKPVAVALVINSPGGSPVQSSLIAARIRRLAEEKKIPVHAFVEDVAASGGYWLAVAADDIWVDASSVLGSIGVISAGFGANEFLARQGIERRIYTAGKSKSTLDPFMPEKPEDVTRLKSILEDIHAAFITHVKSRRGARLRDDPDLFTGEFWLGSRSVELGLADGIAHLLPKLKELYGDKVQLARYGRKRGIFPRFGAAIAEDALSAVEERASLARFGL from the coding sequence CGCGCGGCCCTGAGTGACGAAGCCATCGGGCCGGTGATCGAAAAAGCATTTGCGCGCGGCAAGCCGGTGGCGGTGGCGCTGGTCATAAATTCTCCCGGTGGATCGCCGGTGCAATCCTCGCTTATCGCGGCCCGTATCCGCCGGCTGGCGGAGGAAAAGAAAATCCCCGTGCATGCCTTTGTCGAGGATGTGGCGGCCTCGGGTGGCTATTGGCTGGCGGTTGCGGCGGATGACATCTGGGTCGATGCCTCTTCGGTGCTGGGCTCTATCGGGGTCATCTCGGCGGGCTTTGGCGCGAACGAGTTTCTGGCGCGGCAGGGGATTGAGCGACGCATTTACACGGCAGGCAAGTCCAAGAGCACGCTGGATCCGTTCATGCCCGAAAAGCCCGAGGATGTGACCCGCCTCAAGAGCATTCTGGAAGACATTCATGCCGCCTTTATCACCCATGTGAAATCCCGGCGCGGTGCGCGGTTGCGCGACGATCCGGATTTGTTCACGGGGGAATTCTGGCTGGGGTCGCGCAGCGTCGAATTGGGGCTGGCGGATGGCATCGCGCATCTGCTGCCGAAGCTCAAGGAGCTTTACGGCGACAAGGTGCAGCTTGCCCGCTATGGCCGCAAACGCGGGATATTTCCGCGATTTGGGGCGGCTATCGCCGAAGACGCGCTGAGCGCGGTCGAAGAACGGGCCAGCCTTGCCCGGTTCGGCCTCTGA